In Paenibacillus kyungheensis, the following are encoded in one genomic region:
- a CDS encoding LysM peptidoglycan-binding domain-containing protein, protein MMNSKIQKVLLSTVVAASLGAVSVVAPLGAHQVSAASNDSNHEKNKDKAEKRADNAAYQAAVSAQVNAMFGSSNETTTAPEQEKTDAAKTPATETQAKTNVTVVVPQGASLTEIAAQYGVTVDELIAANNLLPAGYQLTIPQK, encoded by the coding sequence ATGATGAACAGCAAAATTCAAAAAGTATTATTGTCTACAGTAGTAGCAGCAAGTTTGGGAGCAGTATCTGTAGTAGCACCTTTGGGAGCACACCAAGTATCTGCTGCAAGTAACGATTCTAACCATGAGAAAAACAAAGATAAAGCAGAAAAACGTGCTGACAACGCTGCTTACCAAGCTGCTGTATCTGCACAAGTAAATGCAATGTTCGGTTCTTCTAACGAAACAACAACTGCTCCAGAACAAGAAAAAACAGATGCCGCTAAGACACCTGCTACTGAAACTCAAGCTAAAACAAACGTAACTGTAGTTGTTCCACAAGGTGCTAGCCTTACTGAAATCGCTGCTCAATATGGTGTAACTGTAGATGAGTTGATTGCTGCTAACAATCTTCTTCCAGCTGGATACCAATTGACTATTCCGCAAAAATAA